AATATGGGAGATGTTTTCCAAGGAACATTGTCTAGAGATAGAAATGCGTACTAAAGAGGTTGAGAAACTAAAGATAAAGGTGAATGAACTGAAGCAAGAAGTTATAACTCTGCGTGAGTTAATTGATCCAATTGCAAGTAAGTACGATAAAATCAAAAGAAAACTTGCATATAATTTCTTTGGAAAATTTGTCCTGTGGATAGTAAAAAAAATTATTTCCTAAAAACAAATTTATAGGATGTATTTGGTAACAAAAGGGATTTAACTCATGTCTGATAGTAGGGATAAGATGGGAAAGATAAGAAAAACTGTAATACCGGCAGGTAAGATACGGAATACGGTTTCTTCTAGCTACGAAAGTTACACCGAAGAAAATGCTTCCTATGTTAGATAAGCCAACGATTCATTATATTGTTGAAGAGGTTTTGGCCAGTGGTATAGAAGATATTTTGATTATAATTGGCCATGCCAAGAGGGCAATTGAAGATTACATTGATTCGGCACCTGCTTTGGAAATGGAGCTGAGAAGAAAGCAAGATAACGAACTGCTGGAAGTAATAAAGTGCATTTAAACTATGATTTATAAAGCGATGAAGTGAGGTGAGAGTGATAATGAAGGACGGTGATACAGAGAATACGGATCCCGATTCATTAGAATCAGCTTTGATTTTATACGATATCGTGGTTAAGGAATATGAGATAGAGAATGATAGGGCAAAAGTTATTGACAGCAAGTCAAATATGTTGCTGGTATTATGTGTTACACCTTTGTTGTTTTTTCTGTTTAATGTAAACGTAAAATGGATTCCGTTTAAAGTGGTTTTTTCGCCGTTAGATACAAACATATCTGTCTATGCTTATTTGTTATCTATTTCTGCAGTGTTATTTTATTCAACATTGGTTTTTATGTTGATTCGTTCAATATATAACATATTGAACGTGTTGGATTTAAAAAAATATAATCGTATTGACGGCATTTTATTTGAAAAAGACTTATTTGAATGCCCACGTGATAAAATCGGTTTTTCATTATACGCTTTAGCTAAGTATAATGATGCGATAGATGCAAATAGTCGACTCAACGATAAAAAGGCTAAGTCCTTTTCTGATGCATGTATCTGGTTGATGCGAGCTGTGATATGTATGGCTTTGTTTTTTATTACTGTGCGTTTAGGAGGGCTTTGAGCTCAGGGGAGGTATAGTCATGTCAGACAGCGTTAATAATACTAATCAGAATCAGAACAAGAATCAAAATAATAACAAAGATGAACAGTATAAAGCAATTCTTAGCAGGGCGCATGCAGATTCAAAGAAGCTACGTACCATAACGGAGGGGATGGATGTAAGCGGCTTGCGAAAAGTCACTGCAACTAGAAACCATAGAGATAATGATAAAAAGTGATGATTGTTATGCAAATAGGACTTAGTACAGTTTGGTGTTTAAATACTACTGAACAGTTAAAGGTGATAGGACTTCCTGAGGACAAGAGTATCGAGAATGTAGATATTAAATTTTATAAAATAATGATCGTGAGAATAGGATGAGGGGGCTTGATTTGTGTCGAAGATTATTGTGTTTATTCCCGCGTATAATTGTGAAAAGCAATTGCCACGTGTACTAGGCCAATTTGATGAAAATATACTTCGTTATATAGAAGAAATTGTTGTAGTCAATAACCTTAGTACAGACGATACGGAAAGCGTTGCAATAAATTACTCTACTAGCCATCCCCATATACCAATCACTGTTATGACTAATAAAGAGAATTATAATCTAGGTGGCAGCCATAAGGTGGCATTTAATTATGCCATAGAGCATGGTTATGATTATGTGCTCGTCCTGCATGGTGATGATCAAGCTTCTATAAAAGATATTATACCCATAATTGAAGATAGGATTTATAAAAACTATGATGCATTGCTTGGTGCTCGCTTTATGTCAGGGGCAAAGTTGCATGGATACTCATTTTTGAGAAAGTGGGGGAATATTGGATTCAATATTTTATATTCTTTAGTAACGCGTAAAAGAATATATGATTTAGGCTCAGGAATAAATATGTTTTCTATGTCAGCCATGCGTAAAGAGCAATATGAAAAGCTACCAGATAGTCTTGGTTTTAACAATTGCTTGCTTCTGCTCATGTGTTACAGCAAGATGAAGTTGAAATTTTTTCCAATTACTTGGCGTGAAGATGATCAGGTATCAAATTTGAAACTGTGGAATTTTGGCCTGTTTAATTTGCATATTCTTAAAGAATACTTGTTAAATGCAAAACAATTTTTTATGAGCGATATGCGTAGCAAGAAAATAGACTCTTATGATTCGGAAATCGTATATTGCAGAGGGGAGAAGTAAGAAATGAAAATTATGATTACAGGTGCGGCTGGTTTTATTGGCTCTCAGATGGCATACCGTTTTTGGAAAGACGGTAATGAACTGGTTTTAATAGATGATTTTTCTTATGGCAAAGAGGATAATCTGATTTTCCCTGAACATGATTTCAATCCTGAAATAATACGAATGGATGTCAGGAATCGTGAAGGCATAGCAGCATTGATGCGAAATGGCGATATAGATTATGTTTATAACATCGCAGGAATAGCGCCGCTCCCAGATTGTCAGTCTAACCCGCAGGAGGCTATAGAGGTAAATGTCATTGGGTTGGTGAATGTTCTGGAGAATGCCCGTATTTATGGTGTAAAGAAAGTGATTCAGGCAAGCACCAATGCTATGTATGAGAATGATACAAACTTCCCGACTAAAGAAGATTCCTTTGAATTGCCCACGCTTATTTATCCAAATACAAAGTATGCGGCAGAACGTTTTGCTGAATCATTCTGCAAGACGTATGGCATGAATGTAACCTGTCTACGTTTTGCAAATGTTTATGGACCGCATATCGATTGCCTGCGCAAACAGCCTCCTTTGGTTGGCTATATGATTCGTGAACTGTTCTATGGTCGTACACCGACTTTTCATTCTGATGGTAGTCAGAGGCGTGACTATATATATGTAGATGATTTGATTGACCTGGCAATTCGTGTGAGAGAAACAGAAGGCTTTGATTGCGTGAATGTTTCTGCTAATCAGAACTACTCAGTAAATGAGCTCTATAAAATAGCTTGTGAAATTGTAGATAAGGATATTACGCCGGAGTATGCGTCAGACTTGCATTATTGGGATAAATATCCCCAGTTGTTCTCTGGTGTATATAAAATTCGTGAGGAGATATTAAATCACGAGATTAATAAATATACTCTTTCGGATAATTCATATGCCAAGTCAAAATATGGCTGGAGCCCTAAAGTGGATATTCGTGAGGGATTAAAACGTGTTATCGAAAATGAATTTGAACTCTTGAGCAGGCTTTCGTGAGGTACAGATATGGAGAATGGAATTAATTTGATTATGCCTATGGGTGGACGTGGTTCTCGTTTTGGGAAAATGGGCTATGACCAGCCCAAACCTCTGATAGAGATTCAGGGTAAGCCTTTTTTCTACTGGGCGACGCAGTCAATTGCAAAGTTCGTAAATCTCAGCAGTCTGACCTTTGTTGTTCTGCAGGAGCATATAGATAATTTTGCTATAGATAAAGTCATACATGAGTATTATCCACAAGCGGAACTGGTAGTGTTGCCGGATGTCTTGAACGGAGCAGTGCTGACCTGTCTGGAAGGGACTAAGACTATCGCAAATACCCAGCCAATACTTTTCAATGACTGTGACCATATTTTCAAGTGCCGCAATTTCTATGATTTCTGTGACAAGGGAGAATTTACCAAATTGGACGGCGCACTGCTGACTTTTGCATCGGATGACCCAAAGTTTAGCTATGTGGCTTTTGATGAGGCAGGGAATGTCATCCGCACAGTAGAGAAGCAGGTCATCAGCCATGATGCTATCTGCGGGGCTTACTACTTCAGGAATGTAGATATTTTTCGTCAAGCCACGGAAAAATATCTGGATAACTGTTCCTACGAAGAATACTTTGTTAGTGGCGTGTATAACGAGATGGCGGCAGCTGGTCAGACAATCAAGGCTTTTCAGTGTGATATGCACATTCCCTTCGGTACTCCGGAAGAGTATCTGGAGGCAAAAGATGCAAAGAAGTTTGAGGAGTTTAGGTGATGGACTGGAATTATTTTGTTTTGGCAGCCAGTATGCTGCTTCTGGGGCATTTGATTAGGGTGTTGAGGTGGGAGCAGTTCATAGAGGTATATGAGAAGCCTCGGGTGAGAGTCTTACTAAGAGCTGTGGCAGGGGGATTCTTTGTTAATTTCTTCGTGCCTTTCCATATAGGTGATCTTTTCCGTGTTATCTACGCCGGGAGAAAAATGAAGAACGGCATAGCATTTTCTTTGGCAACTGTTATCGTGGAGCGGTATTTGGACATACTGGCAGTAGGGCTGATCTTTATAGTTTCTCTTGCTTCAGGCATGGTGGTATCAGCCTCATGGCAGGGAGCTGCTTTGACATATGCAGGAGTATCAGTGGCCTTGTTCCTGCTGTCAGTTGTCTTGATTAAGTACAGTTATTGGCCCAAGCGTGTGCTTTGGTATCTGGCAGGAATCTTCAACGAATCTATACGGTTGAAACTTTTGCTTGCTTCCTGGTCTGCAGTTTCGTCTTTCAAGGATATGTATAAGACGTTGAACAGATGGAAGTTGTTGTTTCTTACATTAGCAATGTGGGGCGCATATTTGTCCGGCTATACACTATTGGTTTATAGTGTACACCTGGGGGGGGCAAATGTAAAGCTCGAAGAGGTGCTTTACAGTGTATTTGCTACTGGCATGCTGGAGAAATCTTCATTCAATATAGGCATAATATCCTTGGAATTGCTAGCAGGCTTTACTTGTGTACCTTTGGTGGCTTTGGCAGTGCTCTCCTGGCTACCAAAAAAAGCTGGACGTATATACGATCAGATATATCAGGAACCAGACAACTATCTGAACATCCTGCCTCAGATGCGTGAAGAGGATCAGCTTTCTTTTCTCGATCTCTATTTTGCTCATAATAACAGGCAGTATGTGTCTCTTTATCTGCGTATCAATCGGGATATTAGCATCATAAGGGATTATTCTGCTGGCTCCAATGCGACCACCATGTTGTGTACTGACGGTGAGCATACTTTCTTTCGCAAATATGCCTTTGGTGCAGACGGAGACAAACTGGAAGAACAGATAGAATGGTTGGAAGCCCATCAGCAGCAGCTTCCCTTGCCCGCCATTATGCAAAAAGGCTACGAAGATGGCTATTGCTTCTACGATATGCCTTATGACAGCTCAGCAGTAAGCTTGTTTGACTATGTGCATTCCGTACCCACGGAAAAAGCTTGGCACTTGCTCGAAAAAGTGCTGGTCTGTCTGGATGAAAAACTTTATCACCCAACAGCCAGCAAGCCAGAGAATCAGAGTCTGCTTGACCAGTACTTAGATAGCAAGGTTATGAAGAACCTTGACATCATCACAGGAGCGGAAGTATTGCGTAAGCTGACAGCTTACGATGAAATTGTAATCAATGGGCAGTCCTACCACAACCTGTCATATTATGCACGCTTCCTGACCAAAGAATACTTGCGCAAGGTTTTTGCCGAAGATACCTATGCAGACATCCACGGGGATATGACCATCGAGAATATCATCTGTTGCCACAAAAACATGGCCGAGGATGACTTCTACATCATCGACCCTAATACAGGCAATCTCCACAACTCCCCTTATCTTGACTATGGTAAACTTCTGCAGTCCCTCCATGGCAGTTATGAATTTATGATGAAAACCCGTCATGTCCATGTTGATGGTAATCGTATCAACTTCCAGTATACCAAATCCCAGGCCTATGCAAACCTCCTAAAGCGTTATATGGATTTCCTCCAGCAGCGCTATGGAAGAGTGGGACTGCGAAGTATTCTTTATCATGAGATAGTGCATTGGCTTCGTCTGCTGCCCTACAAAATTAGGAAGGACACTGACAGAGCACCAATGTTCTACGCAGGGCTCCTGATGCTTCTGAAAGATATATGCGAGGAATACGATACATGAACAAGAAAGAAAAACTTCTGCTATTTGACCTTGACGGAACACTGTACGATACAAAGGAAGTCAACTACCATGCCTATGCAGCGGCAATGCAGGAGTTGGGTTACACATTGGATCATGATGATTTCTGCAAGCATAGCAATGGCAAGCACTATACAGAATTCCTGCCACAATACGGTGTGAGACGGGAAGATTTCAGCAGGATACATGCTCGTAAGAAAATGTTATATGCTACCTTTCTGGAGAAGGCAAGAGAAAACAGCAGTCTTTTCATGCTGGCAGAAGCCATG
The Selenomonas ruminantium AC2024 DNA segment above includes these coding regions:
- a CDS encoding HAD family hydrolase, whose translation is MNKKEKLLLFDLDGTLYDTKEVNYHAYAAAMQELGYTLDHDDFCKHSNGKHYTEFLPQYGVRREDFSRIHARKKMLYATFLEKARENSSLFMLAEAMKERAYLAVVTTASRQNCLDILQAFGREKLFDAVFTHEDVTKMKPDPEGYLQAMKHFGISQMDTIIFEDSVVGIQAAEAAGAAVLVVDKF
- a CDS encoding lysylphosphatidylglycerol synthase transmembrane domain-containing protein, with translation MDWNYFVLAASMLLLGHLIRVLRWEQFIEVYEKPRVRVLLRAVAGGFFVNFFVPFHIGDLFRVIYAGRKMKNGIAFSLATVIVERYLDILAVGLIFIVSLASGMVVSASWQGAALTYAGVSVALFLLSVVLIKYSYWPKRVLWYLAGIFNESIRLKLLLASWSAVSSFKDMYKTLNRWKLLFLTLAMWGAYLSGYTLLVYSVHLGGANVKLEEVLYSVFATGMLEKSSFNIGIISLELLAGFTCVPLVALAVLSWLPKKAGRIYDQIYQEPDNYLNILPQMREEDQLSFLDLYFAHNNRQYVSLYLRINRDISIIRDYSAGSNATTMLCTDGEHTFFRKYAFGADGDKLEEQIEWLEAHQQQLPLPAIMQKGYEDGYCFYDMPYDSSAVSLFDYVHSVPTEKAWHLLEKVLVCLDEKLYHPTASKPENQSLLDQYLDSKVMKNLDIITGAEVLRKLTAYDEIVINGQSYHNLSYYARFLTKEYLRKVFAEDTYADIHGDMTIENIICCHKNMAEDDFYIIDPNTGNLHNSPYLDYGKLLQSLHGSYEFMMKTRHVHVDGNRINFQYTKSQAYANLLKRYMDFLQQRYGRVGLRSILYHEIVHWLRLLPYKIRKDTDRAPMFYAGLLMLLKDICEEYDT
- a CDS encoding glycosyltransferase family 2 protein, which codes for MSKIIVFIPAYNCEKQLPRVLGQFDENILRYIEEIVVVNNLSTDDTESVAINYSTSHPHIPITVMTNKENYNLGGSHKVAFNYAIEHGYDYVLVLHGDDQASIKDIIPIIEDRIYKNYDALLGARFMSGAKLHGYSFLRKWGNIGFNILYSLVTRKRIYDLGSGINMFSMSAMRKEQYEKLPDSLGFNNCLLLLMCYSKMKLKFFPITWREDDQVSNLKLWNFGLFNLHILKEYLLNAKQFFMSDMRSKKIDSYDSEIVYCRGEK
- a CDS encoding glycosyltransferase family 2 protein, with product MENGINLIMPMGGRGSRFGKMGYDQPKPLIEIQGKPFFYWATQSIAKFVNLSSLTFVVLQEHIDNFAIDKVIHEYYPQAELVVLPDVLNGAVLTCLEGTKTIANTQPILFNDCDHIFKCRNFYDFCDKGEFTKLDGALLTFASDDPKFSYVAFDEAGNVIRTVEKQVISHDAICGAYYFRNVDIFRQATEKYLDNCSYEEYFVSGVYNEMAAAGQTIKAFQCDMHIPFGTPEEYLEAKDAKKFEEFR
- a CDS encoding NAD-dependent epimerase/dehydratase family protein codes for the protein MKIMITGAAGFIGSQMAYRFWKDGNELVLIDDFSYGKEDNLIFPEHDFNPEIIRMDVRNREGIAALMRNGDIDYVYNIAGIAPLPDCQSNPQEAIEVNVIGLVNVLENARIYGVKKVIQASTNAMYENDTNFPTKEDSFELPTLIYPNTKYAAERFAESFCKTYGMNVTCLRFANVYGPHIDCLRKQPPLVGYMIRELFYGRTPTFHSDGSQRRDYIYVDDLIDLAIRVRETEGFDCVNVSANQNYSVNELYKIACEIVDKDITPEYASDLHYWDKYPQLFSGVYKIREEILNHEINKYTLSDNSYAKSKYGWSPKVDIREGLKRVIENEFELLSRLS